The following proteins come from a genomic window of Chryseobacterium glaciei:
- a CDS encoding co-chaperone GroES, whose amino-acid sequence MSVNFKPLADRVLIEPIAAETKTASGIIIPDTAKEKPQEGTVVAVGPGKKDEPTTVQVGDKVLYGKYSGSELKLDGKDYLIVKEGDLLGVIG is encoded by the coding sequence ATGTCAGTAAACTTTAAACCATTAGCAGATAGAGTTTTGATCGAGCCGATCGCTGCAGAAACTAAAACAGCTTCAGGTATTATTATTCCAGACACCGCAAAAGAAAAACCACAAGAAGGTACAGTAGTAGCAGTAGGTCCAGGGAAAAAAGATGAGCCTACAACTGTTCAAGTAGGTGACAAAGTTCTTTATGGAAAATATTCAGGTTCTGAATTAAAATTAGACGGAAAAGATTACTTAATCGTAAAAGAAGGAGATTTATTGGGTGTTATCGGATAA
- the ribB gene encoding 3,4-dihydroxy-2-butanone-4-phosphate synthase, which yields MEKLLEKFGATPQERVKNALLKLQQGKGILLVDDENRENEGDIIFPASTITEKDMALLIRECSGIVCLCISEEKSKHLNLRPMVESNNSKNQTAFTISIEAKEGVESGVSAKDRVTTIRTAVAEYAVADHIASPGHVFPLIAKKDGVFERRGHTEGSVDLVKLANLGDDAVLCELTNEDGTMARLPEIVDFAIRKDMTVVTIEDIYMYRKMIISQN from the coding sequence ATGGAAAAATTATTAGAAAAATTCGGAGCAACTCCACAAGAACGTGTAAAAAATGCACTTCTAAAATTACAACAGGGAAAAGGCATCCTTTTAGTTGATGATGAAAACCGTGAAAATGAGGGCGACATCATCTTTCCCGCATCCACTATTACAGAAAAAGACATGGCACTTTTGATCCGCGAATGCAGCGGAATCGTCTGTTTATGCATTTCTGAGGAGAAAAGTAAACATCTTAACCTCCGTCCGATGGTGGAAAGCAACAATTCAAAAAATCAAACCGCATTTACGATCTCCATTGAAGCTAAAGAAGGCGTGGAATCGGGAGTTTCAGCAAAAGATCGTGTAACAACGATCAGAACAGCTGTTGCAGAATATGCAGTAGCCGATCATATTGCAAGTCCGGGGCACGTTTTTCCTTTAATTGCTAAAAAAGACGGTGTTTTCGAAAGACGCGGACACACAGAAGGAAGTGTAGATCTTGTAAAACTCGCCAATCTTGGTGATGATGCAGTACTTTGTGAACTCACCAACGAAGACGGAACAATGGCAAGACTTCCTGAAATTGTAGATTTTGCCATAAGAAAAGACATGACCGTCGTAACAATCGAAGATATTTATATGTATCGAAAAATGATTATCAGCCAGAATTAA
- a CDS encoding M1 family metallopeptidase, giving the protein MKFNILFILSFCSVGIVAQNIQNNPGSNHGNRFEQLGTILPTPNIYRTASGAPGHGYWQNRADYNITAYLDEDKRNLKGSETITYYNNSPDDLDYIWLQLDENQQSTVKKADFQFSSTLPQSTNDQQLKVSELPVKDNGYGVNLEKVTNASGNPLKYTINQTMMRIDLPKTLKKGEQLVFKVDWNYNIPNRMKMGGRGGYENFAEDGNDLYTMTQWYPRMCVYSDFHGWQNHQFTGRGEFALVFGNFKVSMNVPADHIVGGTGECKNYDQVLTSDQLGRYRKAESANEPIEIVTLDEAKKAEKNHSKQRKTWNFEANDVRDFAWTTSRKFVWDGMRVIIPENNNKVMAMSFYPKEAYALYRKYSTKAVAHTIKTYSEFTIPYPYPVAQSVEAANGMEYPMICFNFGRTEKDGTYSEGTKNGMIGVVIHEVGHNFFPMIINSDERQWSWMDEGLNTFTEYLTEEKWDNKFPSKRGPAWTIVDYMKLPKDQLEPIMSNSENIIQFGPNAYSKPATGLNILRETIMGRELFDKAYKTYAKRWAFKHPEPADFFRTMEDASGEDLDWFWRGWFYGTDPVDIAIDKVTIATPDLDAIPMAKEETYTVDKPLQNEFQDISKIRNKEDKNITFDVEKDKSLQDFYYRYDRGQEKVDNSKTYTLKKDENAALDSKDKDKFKNITAYQIDFVNKGGLVMPVILEFTFEDGTKLYDKSSAQIWRQNEKKISKTFYFDKKLKSIQLDPMRETADIDTSNNLWSNDGSSTTSSKFQLFKQKQDGPVRGGSNGKVNPMQAAGKKS; this is encoded by the coding sequence ATGAAATTTAATATCCTTTTTATACTCTCTTTTTGTAGCGTGGGTATTGTTGCACAAAACATTCAAAATAACCCTGGAAGCAACCACGGAAACAGATTTGAGCAATTAGGTACAATTCTTCCTACTCCCAATATTTACAGAACAGCTTCCGGAGCTCCGGGACACGGATATTGGCAAAACAGAGCCGATTACAACATCACAGCATATCTTGATGAAGATAAAAGAAATTTAAAAGGTTCCGAAACCATCACTTATTACAACAATTCTCCCGATGATTTGGATTACATTTGGTTACAACTAGATGAAAATCAACAGTCAACTGTAAAAAAAGCAGATTTCCAGTTTTCTTCTACCCTACCGCAATCAACAAATGATCAGCAATTAAAAGTTTCTGAACTTCCTGTAAAAGATAACGGATACGGAGTAAACCTTGAAAAAGTGACCAATGCATCAGGAAACCCTTTAAAATATACAATAAATCAAACCATGATGCGTATTGATTTGCCTAAAACTTTAAAAAAAGGAGAACAGCTTGTTTTTAAAGTAGATTGGAATTATAATATTCCAAACCGTATGAAAATGGGCGGTCGTGGCGGTTATGAAAACTTCGCGGAAGACGGAAATGATCTTTACACGATGACACAATGGTATCCGAGAATGTGCGTTTACAGCGATTTTCACGGATGGCAAAACCATCAATTCACAGGAAGAGGTGAATTTGCTTTAGTTTTCGGAAATTTTAAAGTTTCAATGAACGTTCCTGCTGATCACATTGTAGGCGGAACAGGAGAATGTAAAAACTACGATCAGGTGTTGACATCAGATCAATTAGGAAGATACAGAAAAGCAGAAAGCGCAAACGAACCAATAGAAATCGTGACGTTGGATGAAGCTAAAAAAGCAGAAAAAAATCATTCAAAACAAAGAAAAACATGGAATTTTGAAGCAAATGATGTAAGAGATTTCGCTTGGACTACCTCAAGAAAATTCGTTTGGGACGGGATGCGTGTAATAATTCCTGAAAACAATAATAAAGTAATGGCGATGAGTTTCTATCCGAAAGAAGCTTATGCTTTATACAGAAAATATTCAACGAAAGCGGTTGCGCATACCATTAAAACATACTCAGAATTTACAATTCCTTATCCGTATCCTGTTGCACAATCTGTGGAAGCTGCCAACGGAATGGAATATCCGATGATCTGCTTCAACTTCGGAAGAACAGAAAAAGATGGAACCTATTCTGAGGGTACAAAAAATGGAATGATCGGAGTAGTAATTCACGAAGTTGGTCACAATTTCTTTCCAATGATCATTAATTCAGACGAAAGACAATGGAGCTGGATGGATGAGGGATTGAATACTTTTACCGAATATTTAACGGAAGAAAAATGGGATAATAAATTTCCTTCAAAACGTGGTCCGGCTTGGACAATCGTAGATTATATGAAACTTCCGAAAGATCAGTTGGAACCTATTATGAGTAATTCTGAAAATATTATTCAGTTTGGCCCAAATGCTTATTCAAAACCTGCAACAGGATTGAATATTCTTCGTGAAACCATTATGGGTAGAGAACTTTTCGACAAAGCTTATAAAACATATGCTAAAAGATGGGCTTTCAAACATCCTGAGCCTGCAGATTTTTTCAGAACAATGGAAGATGCAAGCGGTGAAGATCTGGATTGGTTCTGGAGAGGCTGGTTTTACGGAACAGATCCTGTAGACATCGCCATAGATAAAGTGACTATTGCAACTCCAGATTTAGATGCAATTCCAATGGCAAAAGAAGAAACTTATACGGTTGATAAGCCTTTACAAAACGAATTTCAGGATATTTCAAAAATCAGAAATAAAGAAGATAAAAATATCACTTTTGATGTAGAAAAAGATAAAAGTCTTCAGGATTTCTACTATCGTTATGACAGAGGTCAGGAAAAAGTAGATAACAGCAAAACCTACACTTTAAAGAAAGATGAAAATGCAGCTTTAGATTCTAAAGACAAGGATAAATTTAAAAATATCACAGCATATCAAATCGATTTTGTAAACAAGGGCGGATTGGTAATGCCTGTTATTCTTGAATTTACATTTGAAGACGGCACAAAACTTTACGATAAATCTTCGGCTCAAATTTGGAGACAGAATGAAAAGAAAATTTCGAAGACATTCTATTTTGATAAAAAATTAAAATCAATTCAGCTTGATCCGATGAGAGAAACGGCGGATATTGATACTTCAAATAATTTATGGAGTAATGACGGAAGTTCTACGACAAGCTCAAAATTCCAATTATTTAAACAAAAACAAGACGGCCCGGTAAGAGGAGGTTCAAACGGAAAAGTAAATCCAATGCAGGCCGCCGGAAAGAAAAGCTAA
- the arr gene encoding NAD(+)--rifampin ADP-ribosyltransferase, with protein sequence MNTTPPTYYHGTRADLKIGDLIEVGFTSNYGTQRKSKYIYLSATLEAATWGAELAFGDGKERIYIVELTGSIEDDPNLTDKKFPGNPTKSYRSQHPFKVVGEVEKWQGHSPEQLKTMKDHLQKLREQGIEAIED encoded by the coding sequence ATGAACACAACTCCCCCAACCTACTACCACGGCACAAGAGCAGATTTAAAAATCGGCGACCTTATCGAAGTCGGTTTCACTTCAAACTATGGAACGCAGAGAAAATCAAAATACATCTATCTTTCCGCAACACTGGAAGCAGCAACTTGGGGTGCAGAATTGGCTTTTGGAGACGGAAAAGAAAGAATTTACATCGTAGAACTAACAGGCTCAATTGAAGATGATCCTAATCTGACAGATAAAAAATTTCCAGGCAATCCTACAAAATCTTACCGTTCTCAACATCCTTTCAAAGTAGTTGGAGAAGTTGAAAAATGGCAAGGACATTCACCGGAGCAACTCAAAACAATGAAAGACCATCTTCAAAAATTAAGAGAACAGGGAATTGAAGCGATTGAAGATTAA
- a CDS encoding DUF4272 domain-containing protein, with the protein MTDILKNKEELSRKEKSQEILKKEGIKINFNLPHIESEEETTLRTSKEVATRVSILAITNLVAFDSIDSEEAISYLKECNLWESTTSDEKDFLQNPTEDKKFQETWKCECIWVLLWALQLVDTLPFPNELCDLNDIPLEKYPIGGENDPNDFINSNHQLRSKAEILDANDLYYRYHWACVDARLNNLEMTLIDSGIVYERQYALNWLISYMGQEWDDVSCDT; encoded by the coding sequence ATGACAGATATTTTGAAGAATAAAGAAGAGCTTTCCAGAAAAGAAAAGAGTCAGGAAATTCTTAAAAAAGAAGGAATAAAAATTAATTTTAACCTCCCCCATATTGAATCGGAAGAAGAAACAACCCTTCGAACTTCTAAGGAGGTCGCCACAAGAGTTAGTATTCTTGCCATCACCAACTTAGTTGCGTTTGATAGTATAGATTCGGAAGAAGCCATCAGCTATCTTAAAGAGTGTAATCTTTGGGAATCCACAACATCTGATGAAAAAGATTTTTTACAAAATCCTACAGAAGATAAAAAATTTCAGGAAACCTGGAAGTGTGAATGTATTTGGGTTTTGCTTTGGGCGCTACAACTTGTGGACACACTACCTTTTCCGAATGAATTATGTGATTTAAATGATATTCCTCTTGAAAAATATCCAATCGGCGGGGAAAACGACCCTAATGATTTCATCAATTCCAACCATCAACTCCGTTCAAAAGCTGAAATATTAGACGCTAATGATCTTTATTACAGGTATCATTGGGCATGTGTTGACGCCCGATTAAACAATCTCGAGATGACACTCATAGATTCGGGAATTGTCTATGAAAGACAATATGCACTCAATTGGCTTATTAGTTATATGGGACAGGAATGGGATGATGTTTCTTGTGATACTTAA
- a CDS encoding T9SS type A sorting domain-containing protein, which produces MRKSVLFLLMASGLYTAQTTITKAFNDPLTGETVSYLSVTGTPNNSATGANTTFTNTQLTAGAASSTVYSTPSAGEITTFPGSTLKMVGSGTTVYYKQTASKLEITGLVTTDATLNLATNNGTFISYPAAFGYSEVDQAQGTFTSPSASGLCKGTINISADASGTLLLGPATFNNVLRTKSVQTFNLHLPNDTSFIFPIGSITNTSYAYYDSTHKFPLLTTIETIVNVPVAGINNQTSNAAQALNLPTLSTGDFVAKKESLKIYPNPAQDAIELKGAGNFSTAKVYSLDGKLVKTADLKAGKVQISELPPAAYFIEVSGKDSKAETAKFIKK; this is translated from the coding sequence ATGAGAAAATCTGTACTTTTTTTGCTGATGGCTTCAGGGCTTTATACAGCGCAAACTACCATTACCAAAGCATTTAACGATCCTTTGACTGGCGAAACGGTAAGTTATTTATCCGTAACAGGAACGCCTAATAATTCTGCAACAGGAGCAAACACAACTTTTACCAATACTCAACTTACGGCTGGTGCAGCATCTTCAACTGTTTATTCGACTCCTTCTGCTGGTGAAATCACGACTTTTCCCGGTTCTACTTTGAAAATGGTAGGAAGCGGAACTACAGTTTACTACAAACAAACGGCTTCAAAACTGGAAATCACAGGATTGGTAACTACAGATGCTACTTTGAATCTGGCAACCAATAACGGAACATTTATTTCTTATCCTGCCGCATTTGGATATTCTGAGGTAGATCAGGCACAGGGAACATTCACATCGCCTTCTGCGAGCGGATTATGCAAAGGAACAATTAATATTTCTGCTGACGCATCGGGAACATTGCTTTTGGGACCCGCTACATTTAATAACGTATTGAGAACCAAATCTGTTCAGACTTTCAATCTTCACTTACCGAATGATACATCGTTTATATTTCCAATAGGATCTATTACCAATACTTCTTATGCATATTACGACAGCACTCACAAATTCCCGTTATTAACGACAATTGAAACTATTGTTAATGTTCCTGTAGCAGGAATTAATAACCAAACCTCAAACGCTGCTCAGGCTCTTAATTTACCAACATTATCAACAGGAGATTTTGTTGCTAAAAAAGAAAGTTTAAAAATTTATCCTAATCCAGCTCAAGATGCTATTGAATTGAAAGGAGCAGGAAATTTTTCAACAGCTAAAGTATACAGTTTAGATGGAAAATTAGTAAAAACGGCAGATCTTAAAGCCGGAAAAGTTCAGATTTCAGAATTACCGCCTGCTGCTTACTTTATTGAAGTTTCAGGAAAAGATTCTAAAGCTGAGACTGCGAAATTTATTAAGAAATAG
- the groL gene encoding chaperonin GroEL (60 kDa chaperone family; promotes refolding of misfolded polypeptides especially under stressful conditions; forms two stacked rings of heptamers to form a barrel-shaped 14mer; ends can be capped by GroES; misfolded proteins enter the barrel where they are refolded when GroES binds), whose translation MAKEIKFDIESRDALKRGVDALANAVKVTLGPKGRNVVIEKSFGAPHVTKDGVSVAKEIELEDRVENMGAQMVKEVASKTNDIAGDGTTTATVLAQAIVREGLKNVAAGANPMDLKRGIDKAVTAVVANLKEQSKQVGDSTEMVKQVASVSANNDETIGSLIAEAFGKVGKEGVITVEEAKGIDTTVDVVEGMQFDRGYQSPYFVTNPEKMLVELENPYILLVEKKISSMKELLPVLEPIAQSGKSLLIISEEVEGEALATLVVNKLRGSLKIAAVKAPGFGDRRKAMLEDIAILTGGQVISEEQGFTMENVSLDMLGTAEKVSIDKDNTTVVNGGGDESKIKGRVSQIKAQMETTTSDYDREKLQERLAKLAGGVAVLYVGAASEVEMKEKKDRVDDALNATRAAVEEGIVAGGGVAFVRAISALENLQGINADETTGIKIVKRAIEEPLRQIVANAGGEGSVIVAKVAEGSGDFGYNAKTDEYVNMLEAGIIDPTKVTRVALENAASVSGMLLTTECVITEVKSAEPAMPMGGGMPGMM comes from the coding sequence ATGGCAAAAGAAATAAAATTCGATATTGAATCAAGAGACGCTTTAAAAAGAGGGGTTGATGCATTGGCTAATGCAGTAAAAGTAACGTTAGGACCAAAAGGAAGAAACGTTGTTATTGAAAAATCTTTCGGTGCACCTCACGTAACTAAAGACGGTGTGTCTGTTGCAAAAGAGATCGAACTTGAAGACAGAGTAGAAAATATGGGAGCGCAAATGGTAAAAGAAGTTGCTTCCAAAACTAATGATATCGCAGGAGATGGTACTACTACCGCTACTGTTTTAGCACAGGCTATCGTAAGAGAAGGTCTTAAGAATGTAGCTGCTGGTGCAAACCCAATGGACTTAAAAAGAGGAATCGACAAAGCAGTAACTGCTGTTGTTGCTAACCTTAAAGAACAGTCTAAGCAAGTTGGTGATTCTACAGAAATGGTGAAGCAAGTAGCTTCTGTTTCTGCTAACAATGACGAAACAATCGGATCTTTGATCGCTGAAGCTTTCGGAAAAGTTGGTAAAGAAGGAGTTATCACTGTAGAAGAAGCTAAAGGTATCGATACAACAGTAGACGTTGTAGAAGGTATGCAGTTTGACAGAGGTTACCAGTCGCCATATTTCGTGACTAACCCTGAAAAAATGCTAGTTGAACTAGAAAACCCTTACATTCTTTTAGTTGAGAAAAAAATCTCTTCAATGAAAGAATTACTTCCGGTTCTTGAACCAATCGCACAAAGCGGAAAATCTTTATTAATTATTTCTGAAGAAGTTGAAGGTGAAGCTTTGGCAACTTTAGTAGTAAACAAATTAAGAGGTTCTCTTAAAATTGCTGCTGTAAAGGCTCCAGGATTCGGAGACAGAAGAAAAGCAATGTTGGAAGATATCGCTATCTTAACAGGTGGACAGGTTATTTCTGAAGAGCAAGGTTTCACAATGGAAAACGTATCTCTAGATATGTTGGGAACTGCTGAGAAAGTATCTATCGATAAAGACAATACAACTGTTGTAAACGGTGGTGGTGACGAAAGCAAGATCAAAGGTAGAGTAAGCCAGATCAAAGCTCAAATGGAAACTACAACTTCTGACTACGACAGAGAAAAACTACAGGAGAGATTGGCTAAATTAGCTGGTGGTGTTGCCGTACTTTACGTAGGTGCAGCTTCTGAAGTTGAAATGAAAGAGAAAAAAGACAGAGTTGACGATGCATTGAATGCTACGAGAGCAGCAGTTGAAGAAGGTATCGTTGCAGGTGGTGGTGTTGCTTTTGTAAGAGCAATCTCTGCTTTAGAAAATCTTCAAGGTATTAATGCTGACGAAACTACTGGAATCAAAATCGTAAAAAGAGCGATCGAAGAGCCATTAAGACAAATTGTTGCTAACGCAGGAGGTGAAGGTTCTGTAATCGTTGCTAAAGTTGCTGAAGGCAGCGGAGACTTCGGATACAATGCTAAAACTGACGAGTATGTAAACATGCTTGAAGCAGGAATCATTGACCCAACTAAAGTAACAAGAGTTGCCCTTGAAAATGCAGCTTCTGTTTCTGGAATGTTGTTAACAACTGAATGTGTAATCACGGAAGTGAAAAGCGCAGAACCTGCTATGCCAATGGGAGGTGGAATGCCGGGAATGATGTAA
- a CDS encoding GNAT family N-acetyltransferase, with the protein MTLQIDQLSTERLILIPFTIQICENLLNNDFSDLSTLGLKKGKSWPDIDVMETLPKIINNLLPIGSPTGFESWMIIKKHTLEIIGDAGFKGFNIERQSIDIGYGIIKEERRKGYAEEAVTELIKWAFSTEIVKEITARCALENLSSINLLRKLHFTETKQDQEMIHWSLQRSI; encoded by the coding sequence ATGACATTACAAATAGATCAACTCAGCACAGAAAGGTTAATTCTAATTCCATTCACCATACAGATTTGTGAAAATTTGTTGAATAATGATTTCAGCGATTTATCCACTTTAGGTTTAAAAAAAGGAAAAAGCTGGCCCGATATTGATGTTATGGAAACCTTACCTAAAATTATCAATAATCTATTGCCAATCGGATCCCCAACAGGATTTGAGTCTTGGATGATTATTAAAAAACATACCCTCGAAATAATTGGAGACGCAGGGTTCAAAGGATTCAATATTGAAAGACAAAGCATTGACATCGGCTATGGAATTATTAAGGAAGAAAGGAGAAAAGGCTATGCAGAGGAAGCTGTAACAGAGCTTATCAAATGGGCATTTTCAACAGAAATTGTAAAGGAAATAACTGCCCGATGTGCATTAGAGAACCTCAGCTCGATTAATTTACTACGAAAATTACATTTTACAGAAACAAAACAGGATCAGGAAATGATACATTGGTCATTACAAAGGTCAATATGA
- a CDS encoding DUF1801 domain-containing protein — MAKANKTTETTVNITDFINSFVEKDDKKADSFQLIELMSKWSGFEPKMWGPTIIGFGSYHYKYASGHEGDMPLIGFSPRKAEFSLYVYSPTEESKHLLDDFGKFKMGKACIYVKKLSDINIDTLEKMCKATIAYLNENHECACREK, encoded by the coding sequence ATGGCCAAAGCAAACAAAACCACCGAAACCACCGTCAACATAACAGATTTCATTAACTCATTTGTAGAAAAAGACGACAAGAAAGCAGATAGCTTTCAGTTAATTGAGCTTATGAGCAAATGGTCAGGATTTGAGCCTAAAATGTGGGGACCAACCATTATCGGATTTGGTAGCTATCATTATAAATACGCAAGCGGACATGAAGGCGACATGCCACTCATTGGCTTTTCGCCACGTAAAGCAGAATTTTCACTGTATGTTTATTCGCCAACCGAAGAAAGTAAGCATTTATTAGATGATTTTGGAAAATTTAAAATGGGTAAAGCCTGTATTTATGTCAAAAAATTGTCTGACATCAATATTGATACGTTAGAAAAAATGTGCAAAGCAACAATTGCCTATTTAAATGAAAATCATGAATGTGCTTGTAGAGAAAAATAA
- a CDS encoding SMI1/KNR4 family protein yields the protein MTQQEIIEKFTSLSQGKLVAEEWIGWFTKYKDSIEKICGRTTFLKVKPKESFSDIRNLYIGQLAAFDWLTSKEITVALSDLYKKGWEKEFDDFCKAEKQKEKQLQKEVENKFGYLKNIYPKFFRQLTKSYSNSDVIEAGEKQEAIQNTEKELSIQLPEDLVIWYQNVSTLQLEGIDIDFKELTIETIQKKQYLTLGEFWLYGDGDQLLYNLENHNIYIFAHENQPPKAIKIANSFTDFIEKKMVTYLKEYE from the coding sequence ATGACTCAACAAGAAATTATTGAAAAATTCACTAGCCTTTCACAAGGAAAACTCGTTGCCGAGGAATGGATAGGCTGGTTTACAAAATATAAAGACAGTATCGAAAAAATATGCGGGAGAACGACTTTTCTTAAAGTAAAGCCTAAAGAAAGTTTTAGTGATATCAGAAATTTATACATCGGACAATTAGCAGCTTTTGACTGGTTAACATCAAAAGAAATAACTGTTGCTTTATCCGATCTTTATAAAAAAGGATGGGAAAAAGAATTTGATGATTTCTGTAAAGCAGAAAAACAAAAAGAAAAACAGCTTCAAAAGGAAGTCGAAAATAAATTCGGATATCTAAAGAATATTTATCCAAAATTTTTCAGACAATTAACTAAATCTTACAGTAATTCCGATGTTATTGAAGCAGGCGAAAAACAGGAAGCTATTCAAAATACAGAAAAAGAACTTTCTATACAACTCCCTGAAGATCTGGTAATATGGTATCAAAATGTATCAACTTTACAACTTGAAGGTATAGACATCGATTTTAAAGAATTAACCATCGAAACGATTCAGAAAAAACAATATTTAACCTTAGGTGAATTTTGGCTGTATGGCGATGGAGATCAATTGCTGTACAATTTAGAGAATCACAACATTTATATTTTTGCCCACGAAAATCAACCTCCTAAAGCTATAAAAATTGCAAATTCATTCACTGATTTTATTGAGAAAAAAATGGTAACTTATTTAAAAGAATATGAATAA
- a CDS encoding DUF3575 domain-containing protein — protein MKKYFIIILPLLFSEFNAQETSSEPLEKMNIIKTNVTGYVFRNINLSYERSINQWFSMNVSFGTMPEGKVPFINSFLSDEDEKRFQNLRVKATNFTVEPRFYLGKGYGKGFYIAPYYRYSKITSNTFDFYYDYNAIDGNTYQIPLKGTGSANGNSGGVMVGVQFLLTRSQNLVLDFWIAGGHYGSGKGDFTMTSDYVLTPEMQAQLKKEIEDLDIPFVDYTVETNEKGARIKIDGPWAGFRSGLSLGYRF, from the coding sequence ATGAAAAAATATTTCATTATAATTCTTCCCTTGTTGTTCTCAGAATTCAACGCACAGGAAACCAGCAGCGAACCTCTGGAAAAAATGAACATCATTAAAACCAATGTTACAGGATATGTATTCAGAAACATTAATTTGTCTTATGAAAGATCGATAAATCAATGGTTTTCAATGAATGTAAGCTTTGGAACGATGCCGGAAGGTAAGGTTCCTTTCATCAACTCATTTTTAAGTGACGAAGATGAAAAAAGATTTCAAAATCTTAGAGTAAAAGCAACAAATTTCACGGTAGAACCTCGTTTTTATCTTGGAAAAGGCTACGGAAAGGGCTTTTACATCGCACCTTATTACAGATATTCAAAGATAACTTCCAATACTTTCGATTTCTATTATGACTACAACGCGATCGATGGAAACACTTATCAAATCCCCTTAAAAGGTACAGGAAGCGCCAACGGAAACAGTGGCGGAGTAATGGTCGGCGTTCAGTTTCTTTTAACCAGAAGTCAAAATCTCGTTCTTGATTTCTGGATCGCTGGCGGACATTACGGAAGCGGAAAAGGTGACTTTACCATGACAAGCGACTACGTTCTGACTCCCGAAATGCAGGCTCAATTAAAAAAAGAAATTGAAGATCTGGACATTCCTTTTGTAGATTACACCGTTGAAACCAATGAAAAAGGAGCCCGAATAAAAATCGATGGGCCTTGGGCAGGTTTCAGAAGCGGACTTTCCCTCGGATATAGATTTTAA
- a CDS encoding winged helix-turn-helix transcriptional regulator: MNFSTNSDNEIVSCTENFLFLANNCYAEHALKLINGKWKISLIKIIANDCPKRFGVLKRELDNLAQGTLSTILKEMENDGIVLRIAYAEIPPRVEYKLTEKGIALLPIIKSMEDWWLAFPKNN; the protein is encoded by the coding sequence ATGAATTTTAGTACTAATTCTGATAATGAAATCGTTAGCTGCACAGAAAATTTTCTGTTTTTAGCAAATAACTGCTACGCAGAACATGCTTTGAAGCTAATTAATGGAAAATGGAAGATCTCGCTGATCAAAATCATTGCAAATGACTGCCCGAAAAGATTCGGAGTTTTGAAACGAGAATTAGACAATCTAGCACAAGGAACTTTAAGTACAATTTTAAAAGAAATGGAAAATGACGGCATTGTCCTGCGAATTGCCTATGCCGAAATACCGCCAAGAGTGGAATACAAATTAACAGAAAAGGGCATTGCCTTATTACCTATTATAAAATCAATGGAAGACTGGTGGTTAGCCTTTCCTAAAAATAATTAA